A region from the Acyrthosiphon pisum isolate AL4f chromosome A1, pea_aphid_22Mar2018_4r6ur, whole genome shotgun sequence genome encodes:
- the LOC100162201 gene encoding uncharacterized protein LOC100162201, with translation MYSINIFRQTSLVRLSTKQCPIQLTKYKSSDSKEDLKEKIKMKTPIGKLDELEAGKHPFQEKDPLKEWPEGRNPATGERNGPKGPEPTRYGDWERKGRVTDF, from the exons atgtattcaataaatatattccgACAAACATCTTTAGTACGCTTGTCAACTAAACAATGTCCAATACAGTTGACTAAATACAAATCCTCTGATTCCAAAGAAGATTTAAAGgagaaaattaaaatgaagACCCCAATtg gAAAATTAGATGAACTCGAAGCTGGAAAGCATCCATTTCAAGAGAAGGATCCTTTGAAAGAATGGCCTGAAGGTCGTAATCCAGCAACTGGAGAGCGAAACGGCCCAAAAGGACCCGAACCAACAAGATATGGTGATTGGGAACGAAAAGGAAGAGTGacagatttttaa